The following proteins are co-located in the Myxococcus fulvus genome:
- a CDS encoding sigma 54-interacting transcriptional regulator, translating into MDARSMSSAPPPSARDTRPLGSGSESAETSAAYLLVLEGESSWRFPLPAEGVVLVGRDDKADLRLKDESVSRRHARILVTDEGPRVVDLGSQNGTSLNGRPIDDARPLLSGDVVAFGAVVAVVRARHRPMPARRALDSERLMVRLREEVERALRYGRPLTVLTLALGEQGGRELVEAVLTSEAGPAEAAGWLDAGHLLWLLPEVAGEPGEEGLGERVEALLSASPRARLGAATCPSDGCDAETLVAAARTAAQTAAPGGFASAAEGVTRLALAERVVLVADPAMAQLYALLRRLAASELPVLIRGETGVGKENAAFAVHHWSRRAGGPFVPVNCAALPEGLVESELFGHERGAFTGATHARVGLLESAQGGTVFLDEVGELPASAQAKLLRALEVRRITRVGETRERPIDIRVVAATHRDLEAEVAQGRFRQDLYFRLGAATVLLPSLRERPREVPMLARDFLERACSALGRPGLELASGTMHALSRHGWPGNVRELRNLMDYVAAAVTGNVVEPHHLPARMLGGGRGAPVGEPVAPEMAPVEVARRARLPLAQEIRELERRRMQEALEEAEGVQTRAAALIGMPIRTFSFKLKQLGLQPRAPRRGPPTE; encoded by the coding sequence ATGGACGCCCGCTCGATGTCGTCCGCTCCGCCTCCCAGCGCCCGAGACACCCGGCCCCTCGGCTCCGGCTCGGAGTCCGCCGAGACGAGCGCCGCGTACCTGTTGGTGCTGGAGGGCGAGTCGTCATGGCGCTTCCCCCTGCCCGCGGAGGGCGTGGTGCTGGTGGGGCGCGACGACAAGGCGGACCTGCGGCTGAAGGACGAGAGCGTCTCGCGTCGGCATGCGCGCATCCTCGTCACGGACGAGGGGCCGAGGGTGGTGGACCTGGGCAGCCAGAACGGGACGAGCCTCAATGGCCGCCCCATCGACGACGCCCGGCCGCTGTTGTCCGGGGACGTGGTCGCCTTCGGCGCGGTGGTGGCGGTGGTGCGCGCGCGGCATCGGCCCATGCCCGCGCGGCGCGCGCTGGACTCGGAGCGGTTGATGGTGCGGCTGCGCGAGGAGGTGGAGCGCGCGCTGCGCTATGGGCGGCCGTTGACGGTGCTGACGCTCGCGCTCGGCGAGCAGGGGGGACGCGAGCTGGTGGAGGCGGTGCTGACATCGGAGGCGGGCCCGGCGGAGGCGGCGGGCTGGCTCGACGCGGGGCACCTGCTGTGGCTGTTGCCCGAGGTGGCCGGAGAGCCGGGCGAGGAGGGGCTGGGCGAGCGCGTGGAGGCGCTGCTGTCCGCGAGCCCTCGCGCTCGGCTGGGCGCGGCGACGTGTCCGTCGGACGGGTGTGACGCGGAGACGTTGGTGGCCGCGGCGCGCACGGCCGCGCAGACGGCGGCGCCGGGAGGCTTCGCGTCGGCGGCGGAGGGCGTGACGCGGCTGGCGCTGGCGGAGCGCGTGGTGCTGGTGGCGGACCCGGCGATGGCGCAGCTGTATGCGCTGTTGCGGAGGCTGGCGGCGAGTGAGCTGCCGGTGCTCATCCGCGGTGAGACGGGCGTGGGCAAGGAGAACGCCGCGTTCGCCGTGCACCATTGGTCCCGGCGTGCGGGCGGGCCCTTCGTTCCGGTCAACTGCGCGGCGTTGCCGGAGGGGCTGGTGGAGAGCGAGCTGTTCGGCCACGAGCGCGGCGCGTTCACCGGGGCGACCCATGCGCGCGTGGGGTTGTTGGAGAGCGCGCAGGGCGGGACGGTGTTCCTGGACGAGGTGGGTGAGCTGCCCGCGTCCGCGCAGGCCAAGCTGCTGCGTGCGTTGGAGGTGCGTCGCATCACCCGCGTGGGAGAGACGCGGGAGCGGCCCATCGACATCCGCGTGGTGGCGGCGACGCATCGGGACCTGGAGGCGGAGGTGGCACAGGGGCGCTTCCGACAGGATTTGTACTTCCGGCTCGGCGCGGCCACGGTGCTGCTGCCGTCGCTGCGGGAGCGGCCTCGCGAGGTGCCGATGCTCGCGCGGGACTTCCTGGAGCGGGCGTGCTCGGCGCTCGGGCGTCCCGGGTTGGAGCTGGCGTCGGGGACGATGCATGCGCTGTCGCGGCACGGGTGGCCGGGCAACGTGCGCGAGCTGCGCAACCTGATGGACTACGTGGCCGCGGCGGTGACGGGGAATGTCGTGGAGCCGCACCATCTGCCGGCGCGCATGCTCGGCGGTGGACGGGGGGCGCCGGTGGGTGAGCCCGTGGCTCCCGAGATGGCTCCCGTGGAGGTGGCCCGACGCGCGCGGTTGCCGCTGGCGCAGGAGATTCGCGAGCTGGAGCGTCGGCGGATGCAGGAGGCGTTGGAGGAGGCGGAGGGCGTGCAGACGCGCGCGGCGGCGCTGATTGGGATGCCCATCCGGACGTTCTCGTTCAAGTTGAAGCAGCTCGGACTCCAACCGCGGGCCCCGCGCCGGGGCCCACCGACGGAATGA
- a CDS encoding SRPBCC family protein, with protein MSASLREALVTQPTDREIRIERIFDAKRERVWKAMTDAKQVAQWWGRGNKLVVERLEVERGGHWRFVEHADGQAHGFEGRFREVTPVERLVQTFEWDGMPGYVILNTTTLEDLGDGRTKVVAVSFFFTTDERDGMAASGMAEGLNQSYRALDALLAREP; from the coding sequence ATGAGCGCATCACTCAGGGAAGCACTGGTGACTCAGCCGACGGACCGCGAGATTCGCATCGAGCGCATCTTCGATGCGAAGCGCGAGCGAGTCTGGAAGGCGATGACGGACGCGAAGCAGGTGGCGCAGTGGTGGGGGCGGGGCAACAAGCTCGTCGTGGAGCGCCTGGAGGTGGAGCGTGGAGGCCACTGGCGCTTCGTCGAGCACGCGGATGGACAGGCGCACGGCTTCGAGGGGCGCTTCCGCGAGGTGACGCCCGTCGAGCGCCTGGTGCAGACCTTCGAATGGGACGGCATGCCTGGCTACGTCATCCTGAACACGACGACGCTGGAGGACCTGGGCGACGGCCGCACGAAGGTGGTGGCGGTGTCGTTCTTCTTCACGACGGACGAGCGCGACGGCATGGCGGCCTCCGGCATGGCGGAGGGCCTCAATCAGAGCTACCGCGCGCTCGACGCGCTACTGGCCCGCGAGCCGTAG
- a CDS encoding ArsR/SmtB family transcription factor, producing the protein MVQYQARLDATFGALADVTRRGVLERLGQGEASITELAERFDMTLTGMKKHVHVLEEAGLVITEKQGRVRTCRLGPCRLEDEVAWMNGYRRLVEARLDRLGEFLARTKGEEE; encoded by the coding sequence ATGGTTCAGTATCAAGCCCGACTCGATGCGACGTTTGGAGCGCTGGCGGATGTGACGCGCAGGGGAGTCCTGGAGCGGTTGGGCCAGGGCGAGGCGTCCATCACGGAGCTGGCGGAGCGCTTCGACATGACCCTGACGGGCATGAAGAAGCACGTGCACGTGCTCGAGGAAGCAGGGTTGGTCATCACGGAGAAGCAAGGGCGGGTGAGGACCTGCCGGCTAGGGCCATGTCGCCTCGAGGACGAGGTGGCGTGGATGAATGGCTATCGGCGTCTGGTGGAAGCGCGGCTCGACCGACTCGGCGAGTTCCTCGCGCGAACGAAAGGGGAAGAGGAATGA
- a CDS encoding thaumatin family protein: protein MASHRLLIPVVSLGLAVALVVFGTRQGREATDTPAPGDAGSSTCPPGFRPFTVTNQASQTVWIGQTAGAAPPPFTCTTDSDCGPNQACLNPGCTSSADCNAGNMCDTGTGQCMVAPDSGCNGGAPIVTVSLPTALCTGAKQVPACANCGPEGCDSTTGLCKCADGGQAACPGGTTCSTTAQECSLANGGTCYFQSVVPGENQACSSSGDPCPSGQSCTVALGLCQYARTDGGVPLDALTLTAQESTTLCMPSSLPPAFASLQPGMTACTQNSQCQSGRCLLADGVNLANPPTQCPEDGGASCLCRSPIGWSGGLFGRLGCQSDGTGCLSADCGNAAGMPCPLGKGGTNPFTAAEFTLQPDTVDFYDVTVINGANVSLQMGPSGDGGFAVANPPSPYSCGTAGSTSAQGNSTTGTLEACSWSFAPDTSAGLPADYTTLLRAVVLPACGQDTDCGAGTTCTGGVCQPKWTPCGPTCANGAVCGNPNNPDAGYCGTCTSDNDCAGDGGTAVCGTAFLPGVGGTSPLVQTCGQSIGWWSYEDLCSASTSFGYGPLDCSQTMTVQVQGGAVQDTLSNLFQCAGNFGSSCYNSNGNTPACCGCATYPGNDAGSFWPTLLEPGNNPSQQAQGQCYANNPAWAQSVQPWLAFLKKACPTAYTYAYDDVTSTFTCMSGGTGGTNTVGYNIVFGDVN, encoded by the coding sequence ATGGCGTCACATCGTCTGCTCATTCCCGTCGTGTCGCTTGGACTGGCCGTCGCGCTCGTGGTGTTCGGCACGCGCCAGGGCCGCGAGGCCACGGACACACCGGCTCCGGGCGACGCGGGCTCGTCGACCTGCCCTCCCGGCTTCCGTCCCTTCACGGTGACGAACCAGGCGAGCCAGACGGTGTGGATCGGTCAGACCGCGGGAGCGGCGCCTCCGCCCTTCACGTGCACCACGGACAGCGACTGTGGTCCGAACCAGGCCTGTCTGAATCCGGGTTGCACCAGCAGCGCGGATTGCAACGCGGGCAACATGTGCGACACGGGAACGGGACAGTGCATGGTGGCGCCCGACTCGGGATGCAATGGCGGCGCGCCCATCGTCACCGTCAGTCTCCCCACCGCGCTGTGCACGGGTGCGAAGCAGGTGCCCGCGTGCGCCAACTGCGGCCCCGAGGGCTGTGACTCCACCACGGGCCTGTGCAAGTGCGCCGACGGTGGACAGGCCGCGTGCCCCGGCGGCACGACGTGCTCCACCACGGCGCAGGAGTGCAGCCTCGCCAATGGAGGGACGTGTTACTTCCAGTCCGTCGTCCCCGGTGAGAACCAGGCGTGCAGTTCGTCCGGCGACCCGTGCCCGAGCGGACAGTCCTGCACCGTGGCGCTGGGGTTGTGTCAGTACGCGAGGACGGATGGCGGGGTTCCACTCGACGCGCTGACGCTGACGGCCCAGGAGTCGACGACGCTGTGCATGCCCTCGTCACTGCCGCCCGCGTTCGCGAGCCTCCAGCCCGGGATGACGGCGTGCACGCAGAACTCCCAGTGCCAGAGTGGCCGCTGCCTGCTCGCGGACGGCGTCAACCTCGCGAATCCTCCGACGCAGTGTCCGGAGGACGGCGGCGCCTCGTGCCTGTGCCGCTCTCCCATCGGCTGGAGCGGCGGTCTGTTCGGACGGCTGGGCTGTCAGTCCGATGGGACGGGCTGCCTGAGCGCGGACTGCGGCAACGCGGCTGGCATGCCCTGTCCGCTCGGCAAGGGCGGGACCAATCCCTTCACGGCCGCTGAGTTCACGCTCCAGCCGGACACGGTCGACTTCTACGACGTCACCGTCATCAACGGAGCGAACGTGAGCCTCCAGATGGGCCCCAGCGGTGATGGGGGCTTCGCGGTGGCGAACCCGCCCTCGCCGTACTCGTGCGGCACGGCGGGCTCCACGAGCGCCCAGGGGAACAGCACCACGGGCACGTTGGAGGCGTGCTCGTGGAGCTTCGCTCCCGACACGAGCGCGGGCCTTCCCGCCGACTACACCACCCTGCTCCGGGCCGTCGTGCTGCCGGCCTGCGGACAGGACACAGACTGTGGCGCGGGGACGACGTGCACCGGCGGCGTGTGTCAGCCGAAGTGGACGCCGTGCGGCCCTACGTGCGCGAACGGCGCGGTGTGCGGCAACCCCAACAACCCGGACGCGGGCTACTGCGGCACGTGCACGTCGGACAACGACTGCGCGGGAGACGGCGGCACGGCCGTGTGCGGCACGGCGTTCCTGCCAGGAGTCGGCGGCACGTCTCCGCTCGTCCAGACCTGTGGCCAGTCCATCGGCTGGTGGTCCTATGAGGACCTGTGCTCGGCGAGCACCAGCTTCGGCTACGGGCCGCTGGACTGCAGCCAGACGATGACCGTGCAGGTTCAGGGCGGCGCCGTGCAGGACACGCTGAGCAATCTGTTCCAGTGCGCCGGCAACTTCGGTTCATCTTGCTACAACAGCAATGGGAATACGCCGGCCTGCTGCGGCTGCGCGACGTATCCGGGCAACGACGCGGGGAGCTTCTGGCCCACGCTGTTGGAGCCCGGCAACAACCCGAGCCAGCAGGCCCAGGGGCAGTGCTACGCGAACAACCCGGCGTGGGCACAGAGCGTCCAGCCGTGGCTCGCGTTCCTGAAGAAGGCGTGCCCCACCGCGTACACATACGCGTATGACGACGTGACCAGCACCTTCACGTGCATGAGTGGGGGCACGGGCGGCACGAACACGGTGGGCTACAACATCGTCTTCGGTGACGTGAACTGA
- a CDS encoding sensor histidine kinase, with amino-acid sequence MPTRDKKPQAERTHTDEGLRLEREKSDTEFSTAQAAIDEDSDSSIRRARKGTDELLRVTRESADVRLTQDRTLAQAQESVTRERVQEDAALQVERATVDAERQDERAERGRALAALLRLERAETDSRLLLERTRADEGLATRDEFMGMVSHDLRTLLGGIALQAALLKRDAAEDEVGRKTAQAAEKIQRFTARMNRLIGDLVDVASIEEGRIRVAPALQDATALVREAVEAFQPLASSQGLSLDVEIRGNTLMANFDHERVLQVLANLLSNAVKFTPSGGRVSLRVAPVGQDVRFSVMDTGPGIPSHQLTSIFERFWQALREDRRGLGLGLYISKGIVEAHGGRIWAESQRGEGSTFSFTLPGASSSTA; translated from the coding sequence ATGCCGACCAGGGACAAGAAGCCACAAGCCGAGCGGACCCACACCGATGAAGGCCTGCGCCTGGAGCGGGAGAAGTCTGACACTGAGTTCTCCACCGCGCAGGCTGCGATTGATGAGGATTCGGATTCCTCCATCCGAAGGGCCCGGAAAGGGACGGATGAGCTCTTACGCGTGACCCGCGAAAGCGCGGATGTGCGGCTGACGCAAGACAGGACCCTCGCGCAAGCGCAGGAGAGCGTGACGAGGGAGCGGGTGCAAGAGGACGCGGCATTGCAGGTCGAGCGCGCGACGGTTGACGCTGAACGACAAGACGAACGCGCCGAGCGTGGGCGCGCCCTTGCTGCCCTCCTTCGTCTGGAGCGAGCGGAAACGGACTCGCGGCTGCTGCTGGAGCGCACCCGCGCCGATGAGGGGCTCGCGACGCGGGATGAGTTCATGGGGATGGTGAGCCATGATTTGCGGACGCTCCTCGGGGGCATTGCCTTGCAGGCGGCATTGCTCAAGCGGGATGCCGCCGAGGATGAGGTGGGCAGGAAGACCGCACAAGCCGCCGAGAAGATTCAACGATTCACTGCACGCATGAATCGGCTGATTGGAGACCTGGTGGATGTGGCCAGTATCGAGGAGGGCCGAATCCGTGTCGCCCCTGCCTTGCAGGATGCGACCGCGCTCGTGCGGGAGGCAGTCGAGGCCTTCCAGCCCCTGGCTTCATCCCAGGGCCTCTCGCTCGACGTGGAGATACGAGGGAACACGCTGATGGCGAACTTCGACCATGAGCGTGTCTTGCAGGTGCTCGCCAACCTCTTGAGCAATGCCGTCAAGTTCACGCCGTCAGGAGGTAGGGTTTCTCTTCGAGTAGCGCCGGTGGGCCAGGACGTTCGCTTCTCGGTGATGGACACCGGCCCCGGAATCCCGAGCCATCAACTGACGTCTATCTTCGAGCGTTTCTGGCAAGCGCTCCGCGAAGACCGAAGAGGGCTGGGGCTCGGCCTCTACATCTCCAAGGGCATCGTGGAAGCCCACGGCGGGCGGATCTGGGCCGAGAGCCAGCGCGGCGAGGGCAGCACGTTTTCGTTCACGCTCCCGGGAGCTTCGTCCTCAACGGCATGA
- a CDS encoding alpha/beta hydrolase family protein encodes MSSMWILDEAPPAPDARIPYGPGTHHFGELRLPSGPGPHPVVVAIHGGFWRAKYDLAHLGHACAALTASGFATWSLEFRRVGHEGGGYPGTLEDVALGADFLRTLAESHPLDLSRVVFLGHSAGGHLALWLAARPRLPSGSSLYSQTPLRPLGVVSLAGVADVTRAYELGLSDNAAGQFLGGSPLEVPLRYQRASPAALQPLGVPQVLLHGSEDDTVPVAMSADFCSRGRAHGDEVRCVVLPGAGHFEVVDPRSREWAQVLDAVRSLL; translated from the coding sequence ATGAGCTCGATGTGGATTCTGGACGAGGCGCCTCCGGCGCCGGATGCGCGCATCCCCTATGGACCGGGGACGCATCACTTCGGAGAGCTGCGGCTGCCCTCGGGGCCGGGGCCGCACCCCGTCGTCGTCGCCATCCACGGCGGGTTCTGGCGCGCGAAGTACGACCTGGCCCACCTGGGCCACGCGTGCGCGGCGCTCACGGCGAGCGGCTTCGCCACCTGGAGCCTGGAGTTCCGACGCGTCGGCCATGAGGGTGGCGGCTATCCCGGTACCCTGGAGGACGTCGCGCTCGGCGCGGACTTCCTGCGCACCCTCGCGGAGTCGCATCCCCTGGACCTGTCGCGGGTCGTGTTCCTCGGCCACTCGGCCGGAGGTCACCTCGCGCTGTGGCTCGCCGCGAGGCCCCGGCTGCCCTCGGGCAGTTCTCTCTACAGCCAGACGCCGCTGCGTCCGCTCGGCGTCGTCTCGCTCGCGGGCGTGGCCGATGTGACGCGCGCCTATGAGCTGGGCCTCAGTGACAACGCGGCGGGACAGTTCCTCGGGGGCTCGCCCCTGGAGGTGCCCCTGCGCTACCAGCGCGCCTCTCCCGCCGCGCTCCAGCCGCTCGGTGTCCCCCAGGTCCTCCTGCATGGCTCCGAGGACGACACCGTCCCCGTGGCGATGAGCGCGGACTTCTGCTCGCGAGGCCGCGCCCACGGGGACGAGGTTCGCTGTGTCGTGCTCCCTGGCGCGGGCCACTTCGAGGTCGTGGACCCACGCTCACGCGAGTGGGCCCAGGTGCTCGACGCCGTGCGCTCGCTGCTGTGA
- a CDS encoding APC family permease, with the protein MPASPAVSSVAQERTVGPLQLLALGVNGIVGVGIFFAPAEVAARTPGLGAVLAFAVTGLALVPVALAFAVLGRRFDADGGPVVFARAAFGERVAFLVGWVAYVSAFLSTSAVVAGLSQAVAPSLGLTGAWGQRVLASVLVTVLGAIVASGIRVSARAWTALTVLKLLPLGALLVAFAAVALSGPLPVAASPVAWTAGAWLPAGLTVMFAYQGFEIVPVIAGQVRSSEKSVPWATVGSLLGAVLLYVGLVWACVTALPELASSSAPLASAAGVWGGAGLSRVVAMGTSVSALGICVGMMVTTPRYLSALASGDRTLLGLERMSPKGVPVRALGVTWAVVLVFVNLGNLSELFALSSIAVLMQYGVTAAALAWLSFKRERRLTPWHAVLAVPTLSLGLTLVAFGASLREAATTGVAVVAGLVLRGLSRPRA; encoded by the coding sequence GTGCCTGCCTCTCCCGCTGTCTCCTCCGTGGCGCAGGAACGGACCGTCGGTCCGCTCCAGCTGCTTGCCTTGGGTGTCAACGGCATCGTCGGCGTGGGCATCTTCTTCGCGCCCGCGGAGGTGGCCGCGCGCACGCCGGGCCTGGGCGCGGTGCTCGCGTTCGCGGTGACGGGCCTGGCGCTGGTGCCGGTGGCGCTGGCGTTCGCGGTGCTGGGCCGGCGCTTCGACGCGGATGGCGGGCCCGTCGTCTTCGCGCGCGCGGCCTTCGGTGAGCGGGTGGCCTTCCTGGTGGGCTGGGTGGCCTACGTCAGCGCGTTCCTGAGCACGTCCGCGGTGGTGGCGGGGCTGTCGCAGGCGGTGGCGCCGTCGCTGGGGCTCACGGGCGCGTGGGGGCAGCGGGTGCTGGCCTCGGTGCTCGTCACGGTGCTGGGGGCGATTGTCGCCTCGGGCATCCGCGTGTCGGCGAGGGCGTGGACCGCGCTCACGGTGCTCAAGCTGTTGCCGCTCGGGGCGCTGCTCGTCGCCTTCGCGGCGGTGGCGTTGTCGGGGCCGCTGCCCGTCGCGGCGAGCCCCGTGGCGTGGACGGCGGGGGCGTGGCTGCCCGCGGGGCTGACGGTGATGTTCGCGTACCAGGGCTTCGAAATCGTGCCGGTGATTGCCGGGCAGGTGCGCTCGTCGGAGAAGAGCGTGCCGTGGGCCACGGTGGGCTCGCTCCTGGGCGCGGTGCTCCTCTACGTGGGCCTGGTGTGGGCGTGCGTGACGGCGCTGCCGGAGCTGGCGTCGTCGAGCGCGCCCCTGGCCTCGGCGGCGGGTGTGTGGGGAGGAGCGGGGCTGTCGCGCGTGGTGGCGATGGGCACCAGCGTGTCCGCGCTGGGCATCTGCGTGGGGATGATGGTGACGACGCCGCGCTACCTGTCCGCGCTCGCGTCGGGGGACAGGACGCTCTTGGGATTGGAGCGCATGTCACCCAAGGGCGTGCCCGTGCGGGCGCTGGGGGTGACGTGGGCGGTGGTGCTGGTGTTCGTGAACCTGGGGAACCTGTCGGAGCTCTTCGCGCTCTCCAGCATCGCCGTGCTGATGCAGTACGGCGTCACGGCGGCGGCGCTGGCGTGGCTCTCCTTCAAGCGGGAGCGGAGGCTGACGCCGTGGCATGCGGTGCTGGCGGTGCCCACGCTTTCGCTCGGCCTGACGCTGGTGGCGTTCGGCGCGAGCCTGCGGGAGGCCGCCACCACCGGTGTGGCGGTGGTGGCGGGCCTGGTGCTGCGGGGCCTGTCCCGGCCGAGGGCCTAG
- a CDS encoding SDR family oxidoreductase produces the protein MDFGLKGRRALVMGASAGLGYATAEALVKEGATVAICSRGGEKLEKAAKALGAALAVPADLNQPGAAKRLVDEVVVKLGGVDVLVVNTGGPPAGGFESLTAEQWQLGFQSLWMAAVDGIQAALPGMKERKWGRITLVTSLAAREAMPNLTISNGLRAGLLGLVKTVSNEVAQHGVTLNAVLPGFHATERMTQLGLTDEKVAPQIPARRLGRPEELASLVAFLSSEQASYITGQSIAVDGGAARGF, from the coding sequence ATGGATTTCGGACTGAAGGGTAGGCGCGCACTCGTGATGGGCGCGTCGGCGGGGCTGGGCTACGCGACGGCCGAGGCGTTGGTGAAGGAAGGCGCCACGGTGGCCATCTGCTCTCGTGGTGGCGAGAAGCTGGAGAAGGCGGCGAAGGCGTTGGGCGCGGCGCTCGCGGTGCCGGCGGACTTGAACCAGCCGGGCGCGGCGAAGCGGTTGGTGGACGAGGTGGTGGTGAAGCTGGGCGGCGTGGACGTGCTCGTGGTGAACACGGGTGGACCTCCGGCGGGTGGCTTCGAGTCGCTGACGGCGGAGCAGTGGCAGCTGGGGTTCCAGAGCCTGTGGATGGCGGCGGTGGATGGAATCCAGGCGGCGCTGCCGGGGATGAAGGAGCGCAAGTGGGGCCGAATCACGCTGGTGACGTCGCTGGCGGCGCGTGAGGCGATGCCGAACCTCACCATCTCCAACGGCCTGCGCGCGGGGCTGCTCGGGTTGGTGAAGACGGTGAGCAACGAGGTGGCGCAGCACGGCGTCACGCTCAACGCGGTGTTGCCGGGCTTCCACGCCACGGAGCGGATGACACAGCTGGGCCTCACGGACGAGAAGGTGGCCCCGCAGATTCCCGCGCGGAGACTGGGCCGTCCCGAGGAGCTGGCCTCGCTGGTGGCGTTCCTGTCCTCCGAGCAGGCCTCGTACATCACCGGCCAGTCGATTGCCGTCGACGGTGGCGCGGCGCGCGGGTTCTGA
- a CDS encoding glutamine synthetase family protein — MDTKGLRTFLEIPYDELEERNLKVKEQRLQHVSADKVREERIKYLTDERNLKAVTVCFTDLEGRLHMLDYDKKFLLKSADNLTFDGSSIRGFSQQAESDLRLNIDWGSFYWLPSDIFGPGKVLVFSEVLERDGSPYHADMRGQLKRITESLYQKDGTVFHAAPEVEGFLFKGRDAERHYHETGKFDFISTGGYYHSLPGDPLRAFIDKAAEAQRAMGFQNEKDHPEVAPSQFEMNFTYSEALVSADQIQLYKLLCRQVAAQMDTTASFLPKPVTGVNGNGMHMNMSLSKNNKNLFYDKAGQDNLSQMGWDFIDRLLTNANDICLVLNSSVNAYRRLDPHYEAPNQIKASANNRGAMVRIPYGNERSARVECRSVAPDANPYLVLYTLLRTGLEGPQPQEDAESKRSRTRFLPDNIFDAVRLFKGSSFVANILGENVQSKFAELKTASAERCPKQLGTRVKTSEIQFHHEITNQYLWSQF; from the coding sequence ATGGACACGAAGGGGCTGCGGACGTTCCTGGAGATTCCCTACGACGAGCTGGAAGAGCGCAACCTCAAGGTGAAGGAGCAGCGCCTCCAGCACGTGTCGGCCGACAAGGTCCGCGAGGAGCGCATCAAGTACCTCACCGACGAGCGCAACCTGAAGGCCGTCACCGTGTGCTTCACCGACCTCGAGGGTCGGCTGCACATGCTGGACTACGACAAGAAGTTCCTCCTCAAGAGCGCCGACAACCTCACCTTCGACGGCTCCTCCATCCGCGGCTTCTCCCAGCAGGCGGAGAGCGACCTGCGCCTCAACATCGACTGGGGCTCGTTCTACTGGCTGCCCTCGGACATCTTCGGGCCCGGCAAGGTGCTGGTGTTCAGCGAAGTCCTCGAGCGCGACGGCTCGCCCTACCACGCCGACATGCGCGGCCAGCTCAAGCGCATCACCGAGTCGCTCTACCAGAAGGACGGCACCGTCTTCCACGCCGCGCCCGAGGTCGAAGGCTTCCTCTTCAAGGGCCGCGACGCCGAGCGCCACTACCACGAGACGGGCAAGTTCGACTTCATCTCCACCGGCGGCTACTACCACTCGCTGCCTGGAGATCCGCTGCGCGCCTTCATCGACAAGGCCGCCGAGGCCCAGCGCGCCATGGGCTTCCAGAACGAGAAGGACCACCCCGAGGTGGCCCCCAGCCAGTTCGAGATGAACTTCACGTACAGCGAGGCCCTGGTCTCCGCGGACCAGATCCAGCTCTACAAGCTGCTCTGCCGCCAGGTCGCGGCCCAGATGGACACCACCGCCAGCTTCCTCCCGAAGCCGGTGACGGGCGTCAACGGCAACGGCATGCACATGAACATGTCGCTGTCGAAGAACAACAAGAACCTGTTCTACGACAAGGCCGGCCAGGACAACCTGAGCCAGATGGGCTGGGACTTCATCGACCGGCTGCTCACCAACGCCAACGACATCTGCCTGGTCCTCAACTCCAGCGTCAACGCGTACCGCCGCCTGGACCCGCACTACGAGGCGCCGAATCAGATCAAGGCCAGCGCCAACAACCGCGGCGCCATGGTGCGCATCCCCTACGGCAACGAGCGCTCGGCCCGCGTCGAGTGCCGCTCCGTGGCCCCGGACGCCAACCCCTACCTGGTGCTCTACACCCTGCTGCGCACCGGCCTGGAGGGCCCGCAGCCGCAGGAGGACGCCGAGTCCAAGCGCAGCCGCACCCGCTTCCTGCCCGACAACATCTTCGACGCCGTGCGCCTCTTCAAGGGCAGCTCGTTCGTCGCCAACATCCTGGGCGAGAACGTGCAGAGCAAGTTCGCGGAGCTCAAGACGGCCTCCGCCGAGCGTTGCCCCAAGCAGCTGGGCACGCGCGTGAAGACGTCCGAAATCCAGTTCCACCACGAAATCACCAACCAGTACCTCTGGAGCCAGTTCTAG